In Methanophagales archaeon, the sequence CCCAAACCTTACTTACATTTTGTTCTATATTCAACAAACACAACTCAAGGGCTCTGCCCTTTTCGCCCCGAAGTTTCAAGCTTCCTGGAATTTTTATTCTCATATTCCCCTCTCCTTTGTAGCTTGCAATGTGTCTGACGAATTGCGGATATGGGTGAGCGTAAGCGCGGGCATCTCTATTCCTATCCTCCCATATTTGATATGCTGTCTATTTTTGATATTTCTTGTTTCTTGCAGGCATTACCTTATTTACCATTACCAGGCATTCTTTACAATTTGGATTCAATCTATCTCTGCTTTTTTACCTTCTCCTGCAAATCAGTCCTCAAATAAGCAAGCATTCTACTTCTTACGCGCTACGTATCTCCCTCGCCGTTCTATCTCTGATACGCGGGTCAATACCTGTGGAGCATCGGGCAAGGAACGCGTATAGCCCTTTATAAAGGACTCCTTCAATTCTTCCCATGACTTACACGTTGCTTTTAGGCTCTGGAAGAAGACATGAACGTCCACACCCCTTGCTTCAATGCTCGAATCGAAGAACGAGAGCCCGAAATCTATGAGATAAAGGATATTATCGCTGCCGAGTATAAGATTGGAAGTGGTCAAATCGCCGTGTATTATACCATTTCGATGCAATTTGCCGACAAGTTCACCTATTTGCTCGCTTATATGGGGCGTTATCACTTCCCTGACTAAATCCCCTTCTATTCGCTCCATCACCAGTGTGTAATCGAAGATATCGAAGATGATAGGTGTAGGTATACCCTTTCTTCGCGCTTCTGATATTAGTTTCGCTTCGCTTTTTGTCCTCTCCTTCCTTATCCGCTCATCTATCTCTTTTATCCTATATCGCTTCCTTATTCGCCGCTTAAAAACGAATCCATCCTTAAACTCTATTATCGCCTCTGCACACTGTATCATGATGATAAAAAAATCCTTCTTTCAAAAAGAAAGCTTTACCAAAGAGATATTATACTTTATGTACTATAATAAAGCAAAAATGAAAAAAAGAAAAAGAGAGAAATATTTACAATGTGATGACTTTCTTCACTTTTCCCAGTTCTGTCAACAGATCCTGTAATTCCAGCTTCTCCAAACCCTCCGGCACATCAAACCTTGGTGGTTTCCCACCTAAAAGTTTCATCCATGCATAGCAGGCATACAGGCGAACCCCGGCATCTCTTGCCATCTTTATCAGTTCGAATGGGTCCGAAGGGACGCCCATTTCCGCGGCATTCTTCTTTATATCATCCGCATAGCTTTCCAGTCCCGGATCATAGCGGAATTTCTTATCTATCAGTGCCGACAAACCTTCCTGCAAAAACACCACTGCTATGTCCTCTCCTGCCTTACTCCTATTTGCAGCAACCACGAGTGCACTCAAATAGGAGTTTATCGTTCCCTCCTTACATAGTATTATGGTATCGGTCATTTCTTATCACTCACCATAGATAGATGGTTTTCACTACTTATAAAGTTTTTATCATATATAAAGTATAACTTCTTCCCATCTTCTTCATACTGGGTATCTATATGCTCCAGCCCCGAGCCCTCACCATCTTACCGTGGAATTATCGCACTGTTACCCGTTGGGTCATCTATTATCAGCCTCATCTTCGCTTTACCTGCCTTTATATCCTCTATATGCCTCAATATGCGTTCCGCACGCTCCTTCCTCGCTCCTTCTTCTTCTCTACTCAGCATCTTCACCACTCGCTCCACTCGCATCAGTACACCCTCCACCGTTGTGATGAACGACTCTCCTCGCCTTGGCTCCACACTCACTCCCAGTTCCGGTATCTCAATTCGCCCATAGGAAGACCTTACCACTGTGATATTCAAATCTTCCGTTGAGGATACGAGTATCTCATGCCTCTTCCTGTTTTTATCACCTGATAAGAGCATCACATCAGAAGAATGATACCCACAGGATGGGCATGATACCGTAAACAGCATGATATCGCCAAAATAAGGTATATTATAAGGTTTAAATTCCAGATTACTTTCCGCTCCACAGACCGGGCATCTCTCCTTCATTCACTTCACTTCACTTTCCACCCACCTTCTCCCTATCTATCCTCACACCCCCGGGCGCCACTATCACCTGATCCTCTCCAATACCTGCGATATCACCACCGACATCAAGAGTAGCCAGTTTGAGGTCTTTTATCGCCTTCTCTATCAGTACCTTGTCATGCTTTGCCAGCGAAATATCCAGAATCAAGAG encodes:
- a CDS encoding Kae1-associated kinase Bud32 → MIQCAEAIIEFKDGFVFKRRIRKRYRIKEIDERIRKERTKSEAKLISEARRKGIPTPIIFDIFDYTLVMERIEGDLVREVITPHISEQIGELVGKLHRNGIIHGDLTTSNLILGSDNILYLIDFGLSFFDSSIEARGVDVHVFFQSLKATCKSWEELKESFIKGYTRSLPDAPQVLTRVSEIERRGRYVARKK
- a CDS encoding DsrE family protein; the protein is MTDTIILCKEGTINSYLSALVVAANRSKAGEDIAVVFLQEGLSALIDKKFRYDPGLESYADDIKKNAAEMGVPSDPFELIKMARDAGVRLYACYAWMKLLGGKPPRFDVPEGLEKLELQDLLTELGKVKKVITL
- a CDS encoding ZPR1 zinc finger domain-containing protein, whose amino-acid sequence is MKERCPVCGAESNLEFKPYNIPYFGDIMLFTVSCPSCGYHSSDVMLLSGDKNRKRHEILVSSTEDLNITVVRSSYGRIEIPELGVSVEPRRGESFITTVEGVLMRVERVVKMLSREEEGARKERAERILRHIEDIKAGKAKMRLIIDDPTGNSAIIPR